A genomic window from Luteolibacter sp. LG18 includes:
- a CDS encoding SIR2 family protein: MNQGFNSTQVAAKLAEFAKSNDTILFAGAGVGSRISLPTWVGLLNSIADKLDERGLTDDATLIKKRVLSGNLLGAATIIRTCEGLTDGDKYAIIAEPFLEKNISPEKIPLLEALVNYPSLGIVTTNYDRSLITASSKYRPGHAPLCIELNDGSLKGAATRSEFIIARIHGRAEMADSIQISDEDYKSLFKNQPYLDFVSRLLEYRRIIFIGFSFADPAINLILNIYKRAFGPNFPSKHAALVPNDCDTKLIADLLSVNVEIWKYNSSDHHHALWDGFRKHFDSDRTKAAELHLDLSQTNLSDVSHSELHRYLAFAYAQSKQTSGGPVSLSDLTRESIVLGAIAEQHGKICQEVTVIEHVRHRLRLSTDEASAIVKAALERLEQKKEIVRSNGCLSLIGSHQDEANPLLIKLSTSISIRARVVYDMDITEHEIGKLPMLVERVILSRAWDLGAYYAGASIRPNENGVIETLKHLTSDHYPDQSKSWKESLANAIRDLFSNPSKSDANHLTKLGRAAFAVQIAMTSPRSALLQNGALPDILYFDASVIMPAIVEGHPLHAGYISAVLRLIEANNRCGHSTDRRICYQFLNEIVSHRRKALTLVQEIKLENQDILEKFIRFNGATNVNVFVSAFLSYRTKIKNPTASFKEFLTACAPYNNESELENYLEQKFQITTQKTNFKADRLVDYNRAFNELKTGYEFLQKNKDGILIEHEAEQIVALYIDLSRGRRPVFVTADASLRRIVSESEKLCRLSGSILSEVGFLGMVDLLVGLSPNTEVYTRLIWGLGRKDGEQQVRDYLISRSVSFYNEGLLVQMPQLLRTVLSEHSEGIQRMGPFGNKDVNEIQESLDFVDRIELEYLNKQQIRVQQIRDEFGPGAI, from the coding sequence ATGAACCAAGGATTTAACTCTACTCAAGTCGCAGCAAAGCTTGCCGAGTTCGCAAAATCAAATGATACGATTTTGTTTGCTGGAGCAGGAGTTGGAAGTCGAATTTCGTTACCCACTTGGGTTGGCCTTCTCAACTCGATAGCCGACAAACTCGATGAGCGAGGCCTCACAGATGACGCAACATTAATAAAAAAACGAGTATTGAGCGGTAATCTTCTTGGTGCCGCAACCATCATTAGAACTTGCGAGGGCTTAACCGACGGAGATAAATATGCAATTATAGCAGAACCCTTTTTAGAAAAAAACATAAGCCCCGAAAAAATACCCCTACTCGAAGCACTAGTCAACTATCCAAGCCTTGGGATAGTAACGACAAACTATGACAGAAGCCTCATTACGGCATCCTCCAAATACCGCCCCGGACACGCCCCACTATGCATAGAGCTTAATGACGGAAGTTTAAAAGGAGCCGCAACCAGAAGCGAATTCATCATCGCCAGAATTCATGGCCGTGCGGAGATGGCTGATTCCATTCAAATATCTGACGAAGATTATAAATCGCTCTTCAAAAATCAACCTTACTTGGATTTCGTGTCGCGACTACTGGAATACCGAAGAATCATCTTTATTGGATTTTCCTTTGCTGATCCAGCCATTAATTTGATACTCAATATTTACAAGCGCGCATTTGGCCCCAACTTCCCCTCTAAGCATGCTGCACTGGTCCCAAATGATTGCGATACCAAGCTGATCGCCGATCTTTTATCGGTTAATGTTGAAATCTGGAAATACAATTCCTCCGATCACCATCACGCTCTATGGGATGGATTCAGAAAACATTTTGACAGCGATAGAACAAAGGCCGCCGAATTACACCTCGATCTTAGCCAGACAAATCTATCCGATGTATCGCATTCAGAACTCCACAGATACCTAGCTTTCGCTTATGCTCAATCAAAGCAAACTTCAGGAGGCCCAGTTTCCCTATCCGACTTAACACGAGAAAGCATTGTGCTCGGAGCCATCGCCGAACAACATGGGAAAATATGCCAAGAGGTAACGGTTATCGAGCATGTCCGCCACCGACTTCGATTAAGCACCGACGAAGCTAGCGCCATTGTGAAAGCCGCTTTGGAGCGCCTCGAACAAAAAAAGGAAATCGTCCGCTCTAATGGATGCTTATCTTTGATTGGCTCCCATCAAGATGAAGCCAACCCCCTCTTAATCAAGCTATCGACGTCTATCAGCATTCGAGCACGCGTGGTTTACGACATGGACATTACCGAGCATGAAATCGGCAAATTGCCAATGCTTGTGGAAAGAGTGATTCTTTCTCGAGCTTGGGATCTAGGTGCCTATTACGCGGGCGCATCTATCCGCCCAAACGAAAATGGCGTGATCGAAACTCTCAAGCATTTGACAAGTGATCACTATCCTGATCAGAGCAAATCTTGGAAGGAATCATTAGCCAACGCGATCAGAGATCTTTTTAGTAATCCCTCCAAATCTGATGCTAATCATCTGACAAAATTGGGTCGGGCAGCATTTGCTGTTCAGATTGCAATGACATCTCCGCGCAGCGCTCTACTTCAAAACGGGGCACTACCAGACATTTTATATTTCGACGCCAGCGTAATCATGCCCGCCATTGTAGAAGGCCATCCTCTTCATGCTGGATATATTTCTGCAGTTTTAAGACTAATCGAGGCCAACAATAGATGCGGACACTCAACGGATCGAAGGATTTGCTATCAATTTTTAAACGAAATCGTTAGTCACCGCCGAAAGGCTCTGACTTTAGTGCAAGAAATCAAACTGGAAAATCAGGATATCTTAGAAAAATTCATCCGATTTAACGGTGCCACGAACGTCAATGTTTTCGTGTCTGCATTTTTGTCTTATCGAACAAAGATCAAAAACCCGACCGCTAGTTTTAAGGAGTTCCTCACCGCTTGTGCGCCTTACAACAACGAGAGTGAACTAGAGAATTACCTAGAACAAAAATTCCAAATAACCACTCAGAAAACAAACTTCAAAGCTGATCGACTAGTCGATTACAATCGTGCCTTCAATGAACTGAAAACCGGTTATGAATTTCTCCAAAAAAATAAAGACGGCATCCTTATCGAACACGAAGCAGAACAAATCGTAGCGCTATATATCGACTTGTCCCGTGGGAGGCGCCCTGTCTTCGTCACTGCGGACGCATCCCTTAGGCGCATTGTGTCGGAGTCTGAAAAACTTTGCCGTCTAAGCGGAAGCATATTATCTGAAGTTGGATTTCTGGGCATGGTTGACCTCTTGGTCGGTCTAAGCCCGAATACCGAAGTATATACCCGATTGATTTGGGGATTGGGTCGAAAAGACGGCGAACAACAAGTCCGTGATTACTTAATTAGCAGGAGTGTATCTTTCTACAACGAAGGACTTCTTGTTCAGATGCCTCAATTATTGAGAACCGTATTATCTGAACATTCAGAAGGAATTCAGCGAATGGGCCCCTTTGGAAATAAAGATGTTAACGAAATTCAAGAGTCTCTTGATTTTGTCGATCGAATCGAGCTCGAATATTTGAACAAACAGCAGATTCGAGTCCAACAGATTCGAGACGAGTTTGGCCCAGGCGCAATATAA
- a CDS encoding HNH endonuclease — translation MSRTEEHGGGSWGFSKCVWAPTRKSNGGKWGPWSKVGLVVKGDTILHLKGIPPEAYFTGYSTAASAGYVTNERPPELGEWGGSQEFYRADLEDYTPFVEPLNLTQIFSERREQLEQFFLANKRNKTSRLGLFYVFQSGKLQCFNGGYFTDMNSDLLRALFGPSLVGLMPMKDPVAQSKVETGSQLRTVMARVGQSEFAREIKKNYGHRCCFPGCEIDDVRFLIGSHIARWADNGDLRGEMGNGLCLCPFHDKAFEVGVFTLDDAFRVRLNPKATGKVADLLSLANEQPLRAGLLAPHLDALREHWKRIGFIPS, via the coding sequence ATGTCGCGCACCGAAGAACATGGGGGCGGATCTTGGGGCTTCTCGAAATGTGTTTGGGCTCCGACTCGGAAAAGCAATGGTGGAAAATGGGGGCCTTGGAGCAAGGTGGGGCTGGTGGTCAAGGGGGATACGATCCTTCATCTTAAAGGTATTCCTCCCGAAGCCTATTTTACTGGGTATTCCACTGCAGCTTCAGCGGGCTATGTGACCAACGAGCGACCACCGGAGTTGGGAGAGTGGGGTGGCTCGCAAGAGTTTTATCGTGCGGATTTAGAGGACTACACCCCTTTTGTTGAGCCTTTGAATCTCACTCAGATATTTAGCGAGAGGCGTGAGCAATTGGAGCAGTTCTTTCTCGCGAACAAGCGGAATAAAACCAGCCGGCTAGGCCTGTTTTATGTGTTCCAATCGGGCAAGCTACAGTGCTTCAACGGTGGATATTTCACTGACATGAATTCTGATCTCTTGCGGGCATTGTTCGGTCCCTCATTGGTCGGCTTGATGCCGATGAAAGATCCAGTGGCGCAGTCAAAGGTTGAGACAGGCAGCCAACTTCGAACGGTGATGGCACGCGTTGGACAAAGTGAATTCGCCCGCGAAATAAAAAAGAATTATGGCCACCGCTGCTGCTTTCCCGGATGCGAGATTGACGATGTTCGTTTCTTGATCGGGTCTCATATTGCTCGCTGGGCTGACAATGGTGATCTGAGAGGGGAGATGGGAAATGGTCTCTGCCTTTGCCCCTTTCACGACAAGGCATTTGAAGTGGGTGTATTTACCTTAGATGACGCTTTTCGAGTTCGCTTAAACCCAAAAGCGACCGGTAAAGTAGCTGATCTTCTTAGTCTGGCGAATGAGCAGCCATTGCGAGCCGGGCTCCTTGCTCCTCATCTTGATGCTCTCCGTGAACACTGGAAACGCATTGGATTTATTCCGTCCTAA
- a CDS encoding helix-turn-helix transcriptional regulator: protein MQLNTRAERLSELLRSELEARRVAAGLSKSELAAKAGLAVSFVSYLESGKRRPTVESLAKLAWVLGTTPGEMLCGCESRLPK, encoded by the coding sequence GTGCAACTCAATACCCGGGCCGAACGACTCTCCGAACTCCTGCGAAGCGAGCTCGAAGCGCGCCGGGTGGCCGCGGGCCTGTCGAAGAGCGAGCTCGCCGCCAAGGCCGGGCTGGCCGTGTCCTTCGTCTCCTACCTCGAAAGCGGCAAACGCCGCCCGACGGTCGAGAGCCTGGCCAAGCTCGCCTGGGTGCTCGGCACCACTCCCGGGGAGATGCTTTGCGGCTGCGAATCCCGCCTCCCCAAGTGA
- a CDS encoding helix-turn-helix transcriptional regulator yields MPSADSEAYVRRLIDLLRSARTAAGLSQQKLAALSGVDLGVISRAERHERIPSLAALRDLAIALQLDWGLLCSQAGNGEGV; encoded by the coding sequence ATGCCTTCCGCTGACAGCGAAGCCTACGTCCGGCGCCTGATCGATCTCCTGCGGAGTGCCCGCACCGCGGCGGGCTTGAGCCAGCAGAAGCTCGCCGCGCTTTCCGGCGTCGACCTCGGCGTCATCTCCCGCGCCGAGCGCCACGAACGCATCCCCTCCCTCGCCGCCCTCCGCGACCTCGCCATCGCCCTCCAGCTCGACTGGGGACTCCTCTGCTCTCAAGCCGGGAACGGGGAAGGGGTGTGA
- a CDS encoding prepilin-type N-terminal cleavage/methylation domain-containing protein, which yields MKTSHRPARRQAGMTLLELTVVILVLLSLISILFIGARAWKKGSDRAGCILNVRNCQQAIRSYSNLNQINPGSTIPGGASRVDVLVGPGKFMENMPKCPGGGTYGGQELTTIPNQGTLLMACNVGEPNPGYNHFPEHTNDW from the coding sequence ATGAAAACCTCCCATCGCCCCGCCCGCCGCCAGGCCGGCATGACCCTCCTCGAGCTCACCGTCGTGATCCTCGTTCTCCTCTCCCTCATCTCCATCCTCTTCATCGGCGCCCGCGCCTGGAAGAAAGGCTCGGACCGCGCCGGCTGCATCCTCAATGTCCGCAACTGCCAGCAGGCCATCCGCTCCTACTCGAATCTCAACCAGATCAACCCCGGCTCCACCATCCCCGGCGGTGCCTCCCGCGTCGATGTCCTCGTCGGCCCCGGCAAGTTCATGGAAAACATGCCCAAGTGCCCCGGCGGCGGCACCTACGGCGGCCAGGAACTCACCACCATCCCGAACCAAGGCACCCTCCTCATGGCCTGCAACGTCGGCGAGCCGAACCCGGGCTACAACCACTTCCCCGAGCACACCAACGACTGGTGA
- a CDS encoding aminoglycoside phosphotransferase family protein: protein MSKIDLPIRAAVETATAHGVVPDRCEILQNGSTLVLRLTECLVARVVVDVEGPRQGPAWFAREIAVARHLAEHGAPVIPVHAALPPGPYEHLGFTLNFWQYVQRVAEEPSPEDVGRTLYECHAVLREFPEELPEMAIVTETIGLLGMLEERGLFPEETLALLRRNLEGPLAALRGYPRQTLHGDAHEGNLMHTTRGLLWTDWEDTFSGPVEWDVASIIWNPRVLDGDEDTVGRILAGYRAAGGTVDEEALRLCLIARAAVMSAWYPVLYPEPDETRKRKLAFRLEWLRGMEG from the coding sequence GTGTCGAAGATCGATCTACCCATCCGTGCGGCGGTGGAGACGGCGACCGCCCACGGGGTGGTGCCGGACCGTTGCGAGATCCTGCAGAATGGCAGCACGCTGGTGCTGCGGCTGACGGAGTGCCTGGTGGCGCGGGTGGTGGTGGATGTGGAGGGGCCGCGGCAGGGGCCGGCGTGGTTCGCGCGGGAGATCGCGGTGGCGCGGCATCTGGCGGAGCACGGGGCGCCGGTGATCCCGGTGCATGCGGCGCTGCCGCCGGGGCCGTACGAGCACCTGGGATTCACGCTGAATTTCTGGCAGTATGTACAGCGGGTGGCGGAGGAGCCATCGCCGGAGGACGTGGGGCGGACGCTGTATGAGTGCCACGCGGTGTTGCGGGAGTTTCCGGAGGAGCTGCCGGAGATGGCGATCGTGACGGAGACGATCGGGCTGCTGGGGATGCTGGAGGAGCGCGGGTTGTTTCCAGAGGAGACGCTGGCGCTGCTGCGTCGGAACCTGGAGGGGCCGCTGGCGGCGCTGCGGGGTTATCCACGGCAGACGCTGCACGGGGACGCGCACGAGGGGAACCTGATGCACACGACGCGGGGGCTGCTGTGGACGGATTGGGAAGATACGTTCAGCGGGCCGGTGGAGTGGGACGTGGCCTCGATCATCTGGAACCCGCGGGTGCTGGATGGCGATGAGGACACCGTGGGCCGGATCCTAGCGGGGTATCGCGCGGCGGGCGGGACGGTGGATGAGGAGGCGCTGCGGCTGTGCCTGATCGCGCGGGCGGCGGTGATGAGCGCGTGGTATCCGGTGCTGTATCCGGAGCCGGATGAGACGCGGAAGCGGAAGCTGGCGTTCCGGCTGGAGTGGCTGCGGGGGATGGAGGGGTGA
- a CDS encoding glycosyltransferase — MAESPIPRRIHYCWLSDDPLPELQQRCLASWKRHLPGYEIVRWDMPRARAIDNRFLHQAIDSRAWAFAADYLRLHALATEGGLYLDSDVEVFRSFDPFLRHRAFSAIEHWPEIHAIGIEGAILGSEPGHPWIRDCLAYYADRNFLGPDGKKDETIISGIIAGIAAERYGFRHAVEEQHLAGDIHLYPPIVLTHTRGPFSETETHALHHCVGSWRAPKPLWKRALRRLLKGRA, encoded by the coding sequence ATGGCGGAATCCCCCATCCCCAGGCGCATCCACTACTGCTGGCTCAGCGATGACCCGCTCCCCGAGCTCCAGCAGCGCTGTCTCGCGAGCTGGAAACGCCACCTCCCCGGCTACGAAATCGTCCGCTGGGACATGCCGCGCGCCCGCGCCATCGACAACCGCTTCCTCCATCAGGCCATCGACTCCCGCGCCTGGGCCTTCGCCGCCGATTACCTCCGGCTCCACGCCCTCGCCACCGAGGGCGGCCTCTACCTCGATAGCGATGTCGAGGTCTTCCGCTCCTTCGATCCCTTCCTCCGCCACCGCGCCTTCTCCGCCATCGAGCACTGGCCCGAGATCCACGCCATCGGCATCGAGGGCGCCATCCTCGGCTCCGAACCCGGCCACCCGTGGATCCGCGACTGCCTCGCCTACTACGCGGATCGTAATTTCCTCGGCCCCGATGGGAAGAAGGACGAGACCATCATCTCCGGGATCATCGCCGGCATCGCCGCGGAGCGCTACGGCTTCCGCCACGCCGTCGAGGAGCAGCACCTCGCCGGCGACATCCACCTCTATCCGCCCATCGTGCTCACCCACACCCGCGGTCCCTTCTCGGAAACCGAAACGCACGCCCTCCACCACTGCGTCGGCAGTTGGCGCGCGCCAAAGCCCCTCTGGAAACGCGCCCTGCGCCGCCTCCTCAAAGGCCGCGCGTGA
- a CDS encoding DUF4250 domain-containing protein produces MDLSRYLQMDPHLLLGLLNTELRNHCDSLDDLVKTHGLDEAALVEKMAAAGYDYRPEQNQFR; encoded by the coding sequence GTGGACCTTTCCCGCTACCTCCAGATGGACCCCCACCTGCTCCTCGGCCTCCTCAACACCGAGCTGCGGAACCACTGCGATTCCCTCGATGACCTCGTGAAAACCCACGGCCTCGACGAAGCCGCCCTCGTCGAGAAAATGGCCGCCGCCGGCTACGACTACCGCCCGGAGCAAAACCAGTTCCGCTGA
- a CDS encoding substrate-binding domain-containing protein — MHPVPRLSLVDQTALHLQQGIEAGRWRGPLPGVVRLAGELGVSKDTAEAALVALEARGWIVSRGRGRRREVVADRSPETLHRSLRIGMLLRDDLPKSPAYMQELCLKLVHDLEALGHQPVLAPKSIGDLGLDPARVGRMVAKFRADAWIISGAPPDVLDGFHHRGLPFLSLGGHVSSYPMASASISSAKAVDATVDHLIDLGHRRIVLVCLPDWVRPVPGPMVSHFFRKLQAAGLPASEYNAPFHETTPEGFGKLLESLFRLTPPTALIVPHMHYAFAAMSFLASRGLSVPRDVSLVVRSPDPAFDWVRPHIAHFHYPVDALFRRILRWVDACSKGLPDHESLAVDAVLVPGESLAPPPGP; from the coding sequence ATGCATCCCGTTCCCCGTCTCAGCCTGGTCGATCAGACCGCCCTCCACCTCCAGCAGGGCATCGAGGCCGGGCGCTGGCGCGGACCCTTGCCCGGAGTGGTCCGGCTGGCGGGCGAGCTTGGTGTTTCGAAGGACACCGCCGAGGCCGCGTTGGTGGCCTTGGAGGCCCGCGGCTGGATCGTGTCGCGGGGGCGGGGGAGACGCCGCGAGGTGGTGGCGGACCGTTCTCCGGAAACCCTCCATCGCTCGCTGCGCATCGGCATGCTGCTGCGGGATGACCTCCCGAAATCCCCGGCCTACATGCAGGAGCTCTGCCTGAAGCTGGTCCACGATCTCGAAGCGCTCGGCCACCAGCCCGTCCTCGCTCCGAAATCCATCGGCGATCTGGGCCTCGATCCCGCCCGTGTCGGTCGCATGGTCGCGAAATTCCGCGCCGATGCCTGGATCATCTCCGGCGCACCTCCCGACGTGCTCGATGGATTCCATCACCGCGGCCTGCCCTTCCTATCTCTCGGCGGCCATGTCAGCAGCTATCCGATGGCCTCCGCCTCGATCTCGTCCGCCAAGGCCGTCGATGCCACCGTCGACCACCTCATCGATCTCGGCCACCGCCGCATCGTCCTCGTCTGTCTTCCGGATTGGGTGCGCCCCGTCCCCGGTCCCATGGTCAGTCACTTTTTCCGCAAGCTCCAGGCCGCCGGGCTGCCCGCCAGCGAATACAATGCCCCCTTCCACGAAACCACGCCGGAGGGCTTCGGAAAGCTCCTGGAATCCCTCTTCCGCCTCACCCCGCCCACCGCCCTGATCGTGCCGCACATGCACTACGCCTTCGCCGCGATGAGCTTCCTCGCCTCCCGCGGCCTCTCCGTCCCGCGCGATGTCTCCCTCGTCGTCCGCAGCCCCGATCCCGCCTTCGACTGGGTCCGGCCCCACATCGCCCACTTCCACTATCCGGTCGATGCCCTCTTCCGCCGCATCCTCCGCTGGGTCGATGCCTGCTCCAAGGGGCTTCCCGATCACGAATCTCTGGCCGTCGATGCCGTCCTCGTCCCCGGTGAATCCCTCGCGCCGCCGCCCGGCCCTTGA